GTGGTTATATAATCAACATTCTCAGAGTAATGCTTGAGAAAGCGTAGGAATATTGTGAGGTTGTCACTTGTTTAACCACCACTCTTCATCATGAAGGGTCCATGTAGGTAGGGAATGGTCATGAATGATGTATGGGAAGAATTGTGGTTGAACAAATGACAACATACCTATCCTTTCTCAAACATTACTCTGAAGATGTTGATTATATAACCACAACTCTTTCTCGTACATCTTTGATCACCACCCCCAATTTATGTGGAACCTTACATGATCACATAACTTGTTTAAACTAGTTTGATTGAATAAATTTCatcaatataatttattattaataaattatctACTTTTTAAATTCTAATAGTTATGGTCTACATATAAGCATTATGTTCTAGTACGTTCAATATATACCATATATGGACTATTGCATCAACTTTACTAATGATAGAGTGTAGATCTCGTTGGTCCATCATAAGCTATGCACATAGAAAAGTATTGATTATATGATACGTCTACATATTCTGATCATcattgaatatttaaatattcaagTTCTCCAACGGTAACGAAGTATAAGTTACTATTTCTTTCAAtattaacatatattttttccaCAAATCTTTAAGGGGTCGTCAGGTGGACTGTATATTAAAGTAATGCTTTTATTAATTtgcttgaatttatttttttggtcaaTAAGAGTTTATGTTCTATGATTGTGAATGTaaaacaaattaatttaatcaatcccaccacctataagaaggtgatgcacAATGAACTCACTTCGTTGCCATGTCCGTCCAATACTGGCCAAGGTAAAGGACAAATATATCAATCTGGATCCATCAATTAATCAAATCTTATCTTTTTAGGACAATGAAATCGGGAAACATCAAACTTTAACGGTCTAATCCTATTCTACACTGGCTATGTAGTTATTGAATTTTACACTcgctcaattcggtgctcgatactaatcccaaaactcaaaatgctcGTGCAACTTAAACTAATCAGTTCAATCAAAACTTTtgactagtctcattggactcctatcgaaactcaatctcatctcaatcattatgctctttcaaataaactcaatcaaatccaCTCATTGACATTAAATACTCAACTCTTTTAAATTAAAACATGCaattttgactcaaaataatgcatagcaAAATCACGATCAAAACAGTGAAAATTCTTAaagactctttcaattcaactcggGCTCgactcatgctcaaatcatcaagttcttttagaaatatatttttgaaaatcaatcacaactcattaaaaaaatttctcaaaaccatcatttatgTTCAACATatccatgttcaaaataatgaaacaaATTAACTTATGTGAAAACTCAAACCCTTGTacaatcaatgctcaaaatcaaatataatcttcaattagggtttatgtgaatgaagacatgaaaatgcatccaaatcaaatactcaacccataaacaacatcaatacgtattttaaatatgtacaaggaacccaaaagacaatagataactcaagaattcaatttaaGGAACTCAAAAactccaactcaactcaactcgaatcaataaagatgaagggTCACGTGAACGAACTTGGTCCAATGTtgtgttagccttacatacctaaatcTTAAGAGTTATTGGATAAAAGTATTGGGTTTGGAACCTTGTAGCTTGAAGTTGAGAAACCAATCTATGGATTTGTGAAGGATATCTTGAACTTGGAGTCTAGATCTCTCAATATTGGAGAAATCcctttcttgaagttcttgatctTTGGAGAAGGAGAATTTGGAATTTTGAGAGTATCTCTACGTATAAGAATATTATTAGGTTGAAAGATTGATAAAaatcaccttttaataaattcCGTCGGCAATTTTGGCGAGCTGGAGGTCTCCTCACCAACCTATTTGGTGAGTTGCCAAATGGTGCTTTAGCTCACTCAATCCAATAGTTTCTGAAGGATTTTGGGCACTATTTGGCTAGCAAGGTCATGGTTCGCTGAACTATTCGGCGAATCGCCAAATTGGCTGGTGAGCTCACTGAATTGTCCTGTACGGACATGCTTcagtaaaataattataatattttactccaaactataatcttggtggcgttggaaagaagactcaaagaaatttaactTTATAGGTAATGGGCcacccaattcgttatattctaggagatctggtcatttgaagttgacccttatacgaactcattcgaaaacttagctgATAGAAATTatttggacttggcttgattttagggatcccttatgaccctaaatcacatctaatacactttaaatacttataaATTGATCCtagatcatatatacaatttgaagtcttcgagttcaagcctatacgcatatgaagaatggtctgaatcttagcgtagaaattttgaggtgtaacataaaccacatctaatacccttcaaatacttaggaatttatcctaacgcatatataaaattacaagtcattcagttcgagtctacacacatatgaagaatggttcgagtcttgacGAAAAAATTTGGGGTTTTACACAACTCTCCCGAGTTACTTTACCTCTTTCAACTGAAACTAGATTTTTTTCAAGTGTTAGTCCCTTGTGCTTAGGTTTATAAGTGGGCCTACTATTCTTGGCTAGCGGAAACATATGTGTCTATGATTCTTTTTGTGAAGCTATCAAATTCTCCGTTATCTAAATCAGATGGTTGTACTTATATTAGGGTTGGCAAACGGATGGATCGAGTCAAATATCTATCCATCGAAAATGATTCAGGTaaagatgaataaaatatttgattcGATCCTTATTTAATATGGATAAAAATAGGTAAATCCAATGAATAACATGGGTATCCATATCACTCATATTATCTATTCCTTCTTATTATGTAGAGAAATACGTACTTTCATTAAAacatacttttctttttttatcctCCTTTTAGGGAGTATTTGGTATGAATggaaatattttcatgtttcctataaaatattgtttttgaaaaatgagtGGTCCTAAGTCGAGATTCAAAGATCAAAATTTGGATCTCGAGTCGGGATCGAAAGTTGAATTCCAGGTATGGACTTTGTTTCGGATGGTAAGATTTaagaaaagttttgaaaattattttcttgatttaagAAAAGTTTTTCCAGAAAATAATGTAAATGGCTACTTTTCTGTTTGAAACAAGGTGAGAATGAGCAAGTCCAGTAATTCTTGTGCGTTGTATTTGTAGTAATATTATACTGGGTTTAATGAAGAAAAGTTAAGAGAGTACCAGGAGAGAAAATGACTGAAAATTTAACGAATTAGAACTAATTTTCTTGGAAATTATTGATGAGGggtcatatttaaaattttagggAGTTCTCacgatttttaaaattatgtaaaaacCTAAAAGTCAATATGTTCAcatcttgtttggatggttggtaCCCATTGCATTGTGAGTAAAGGTATTGTATGGTATTTGAAACTTCGGTATGGTAATTTTGGTTcggtttttaaaattattataccaTTACCATACCAATTTGATTCAGTATGGTTTGGTATTTTGAAATTAGATTTTGGTATTTTGTGGTATGGTAAATCGGTAACCATAGTTTGTTAACTCAAAGAGATTAATcccttgatttatttcattaatctcaatagtttatatacataaatacaagagtataattaggctataattaaggaaactaaatatctctacattaggaactaaatatatataatctgtTATAATCTGTCAGAATATCTATAATCAGATAGCGAGAGGGGACACGTAACACTCGCACCTAGTCACGAGCCACCTTTTCCCGTACAAAATGTATATccatctcaatgtgcttagtcgTTGATGCTGAAAAGGATTACCAGCTAGATAAATAAAACTAAGATTATCATAGTAAACCAAAGTAGCCCGTGGAATTAGACAATGAAGTTTCAAAAGAAAGTGTTTCGCAACCAACATGCTCAGAAACCACATTGGCAACCCCTCGGTATTCTGCCTCTGCACTCAAATGGGACAAAGTAGATTCACATTTGGCGGACCATGAGATCAAGTTATCATCCATAAAGACACAATAACCTGAAGTCGAATGCTTTGTATTGGGGTACCCACCCCAATCAGCATCACTATATGAGACAAGAGTGGTTGTGGAAGAGGGATAAAGATGAAGACCATAATCAAAAGTACCTTGTAGGTAGCGCACGATGCGCTTGAGAGCGTTCATATGCTCATCCCGTGGGTCATGCATGAATAAGCATACCTGTTGTACAACATAAGTTATATCTGGTCTCGTGAACGTGAGGTATTGCAATGCTTCTACAAGACTCTGATAAAGAGATGGGTCCTCAAACGGTATGCTCATAATAGCCCCAGCTTTGGCTTTTGGAGTAGTAGATGGCTTACACGATGATATACCAGCTCGGTCAATGATCTCGGCTGCATACTTCCtttgagataaaaataaaccaccTGTATGATGAGTGACAGCAATGCCCAAGAAATAACTCAACGGGACCAAATCCTTCATAGTAAATTCAGAGCTAAGAAGCGATATGATAGACCGACGGAGCGCATCAGAGGAAgcaattaaaataatatcatcgaCATACAATAAAAGATAATCCATAGAAGTACCTTGACGATAAACAAACAAAGAATGATCGGTCTTACTGTGAGAAACCCAAGAGTATGGATATAACCAGCAAATTGGTTATACCAAGCCCGCAGAGCTTGTTTCAGCCCATAAAGAGATTTCTTCAACAAACACACATGATTAGGTCTATCAGGATCTCGATAGCCCAAAGGTTGATACAATTAAACAGTCTCCTTGAGTTCGCCATGTAAGAAAGCATTTTTAACGTCAAGTTGATGAATCAGCCATGCCTTGGAGAGAGACAAACTATGAATCGTACGAATAGTCACCGGTTTGATAACTGGACTACATGTCTCACCACAATCCACTCCAACCTATTGGGTTTTAGCATCACCTACAAGATGAGCTTTATGTCTCTCAAACGAACCATCAGATTGTTCTTTATGAGCAAAAATCCACATACACCGAATAACATTAACATTTAGAGGATGGGGCACCAAttcccatattttattttgaataagagtattatattcatcatccatagcAAATTTCTAATTTGGGTCACGAAGAGCAGACACAGGGTTACGAGGTAGAAGAACTTTGAGATGGATGTAAGAAGGTTGAAAGACCTCTTAGGCTTATAGATCTCATGCTGACTGCTAGTAACAGGACCGGTGGGTAGACTAGAGGGAGAGACGGGAGTGGGTAGTAGAGAAGAGCTAGGTAGGAGAGTGGAAGAAGACACTAGGGTCGACCCAATAGGCAACAAAGGAGCAATTTACCCAGGTGAGGGGGCCGAGCCACTGGCTAGGCACAGTGAGATGGGCAGCGGTGCGGGAAAAAAGTGATGATCCGGTGAGTTTGTAGAGGTAGTGAGATGACGAACCACATAGGGAGATGATCCATTGTCTAAAATTTGGTATGTGTGATTTTGAGGAGTATGTAACTTGACAAAAGGAAATTACATCTTATCAAATATTACGTGATGGTTAATGATGATTTTTCCAGATGACAAATCAAAACATTTATACCCATGATGATGTGACAGATAtcccaaaaaaaattacacgGGGTTGACCGGAGTTGAAGTTTGTTTATGAGTATGGATGGAATGAGAGGATAACATAAATACCCAAATACACGAAGATGGGGATAAGAGGGATCCTTCCGATAAAGAATGCAAACAGGGGATTGATAGTTTACCAGTTTATGAGAAAGGATGTTGAGAAGATAAGTTGTCATTTGCAAAGCATGATGCCAAAAGTGAGATGGGCAGCGGTGCGGGAGAAAAGTGATGATCCGGCGAGTTTGTGGAGGTAGTGAGATGACGAACCACATAGGGAGATGATCCATTGTATAAAATTTGGTATGTGTGATTTTGAGGAGTATGTAACTTGACAAAAGGAAATTACATCTTATCAAATATTACGTGATGGTTAATGATGATTTTTCCAGATGACAAATCAAAACATTTATACCCATGATGATGTGACAGATAtcccaaaaaaaattacacgGGGTTGACCGGAGTTGAAGTTTGTTTATGAGTATGGATGGAATGAGAGGATAACATAAATACCCAAATACACGAAGATGGGGATAAGAGGGATCCTTCCGATAAAGAATGCAAACAGGGGATTGATAGTTTACCAGTTTATGAGAAAGGATGTTGAGAAGATAAGTTGTCATTTGCAAAGCATGATGCCAAAAGTGATATGGGCAGCGGTGCGGGAGAAAAGTGATGATCCGGCGGGTTTGTGGAGGTAGTGAGATGACGAACCACATAGGGAGATAATCCATTGTCTAAAATTTGGTATGTGTGATTTTGAGGAGTATGTAACTTGACAAAAGGAAATTACATCTTATCAAATATTACGTGATGGTTAATGATGATTTTTCGAGATGACAAATCAAAACATTTATACCCATGATGATGTGACAGATAtcccaaaaaaaattacacgGGGTTGACCGGAGTTGAAGTTTGTTTATGAGTATGGATGGAATGAGAGGATAACATAAATACCCAAATACACGAATATGGGGATAAGAGGGATCCTTCCGATAAAGAATGCAAACAGGGGATTGATAGTTTACCAGTTTATGAGAAAGGATGTTGAGAAGATAAGTTGTCATTTGCAAAGCATGATGCCAAAAGTAAGGAGGAAGGAAAGCATAGGCCAATATGGTACGAACAATTTTATTAATCATACAGATTTGTCTTTCGAGTTTCCCATTTTGAGGAGATGTGTGAGGACATGACAATGGAAACGACAGACCATTAGCTCTACAAAAGTCCCAAAAGGGGTCATTATCAAATTCCTTGCCATTATCACATTGAATATTCTTAATGTCCCGCTCAAAGTGAGTTCGAATAAATgtcttgaaatttaaaaatatggaAAAGGTTTGTGATTTTTGCGATAAAGGAAATGTACACAAGAATATAGAATAATCATCCATAAACAAGACATAATATCGATGACCTGAGGAACTCAAAATGGATGATGTCCAAAGATCACTATGTATAATATCAAATGGCATAAGAGTGCTAGAATTCGAAGCATAAAATGGAAACTTAACATATTTTCCAAGAGGATAAGAATGACAAATAAGAACATCTCTACTTGGATTACAGTTAATCAATTTATTCTTCCTTTGGGAATTCAACATAGGTGCTCCCGGGTGACCCAAACGAACATGCCAAAGAGATGGTGCCAAAGAAGAAAAAGTAGATGGTGAGGTAACTGGATTGGTGATCGGATAAATCTCTCCCCAACTGTTACACCTCATTACCAGCCTCCTCTTCTGAAAATCCTTCACAGAAAACCCAAAGGGATCAAAATTAACAGAGACAGTGTTATTAGTGGTAAATTTGCAGATGAACACCAAATTTTTAACTATGTGAGGGGTATGAAGGACATTGTTTAAGTGAAAGGAAGGACACGGGGAAGACAAAGTCATGTGACCATAGTCATTAATTGGAATTGATTGACCATTATCGATAATTATACCACGTTTATTGCTCTTATTAAAATAAGATATGAGGTTACCTTGCATGGATGTCATGTGAGAAGTGGCACCGGTGTCTATGAACCAATTTGCATCTAGAGGAGTGATACCAAGAGTATGCATGGACGCTTCAATATTCATAGGAATAGGGGTTGCCGTGTAGGCCTGCTAAGGTCGGGGACCAAGAACACCCACTCGTGGTAGCTGCTGCTGTCCATAATTGGGTTGGGACCAAGAAGTTGAAGGATATGGACATGGTGGTATAGCCCAAGGAACCCATAATGCCATCCACGGCCACTGCTGCTCGCCAGCCCATAGAGAATAAGGCGGAAGGTTCTGCCCCACTGATTGCTTTCTAGTGCCGCGGCTGTTGCAGCCTCTTAGCTGACCACCACGACCTGTATTACCTCTACTGCTGGCAGCTCCTTTGCTGCCTCTACGACCACCATTGTTTTCGCGATATTTTCCCCCATTATTGCTTCAGTTGTGGTTCTTCTTCCCACCATTAGAATTGCGGTTGGAAGAGGAATTATCAGGAACATTAGGAGAACCCTTAGATGAGAGAGCAACTAAAGCAGCGGAGGAGCTTTGGGCCGCTTTCTTATCACGGCCATCTTCCTCAAGAGTGAGCATCGAACGTGCTTGATAAAATTGAGGCAACGGGTCACATTGGCGAATAAGAGTGGCCACACCTTAGTAGGGATCGGTAAGGTCAGAGATCAGTTGAAGAACTAGTTGATCGTAAGCGATCGGGGAGTTGATCCGCTAGATATTTCAGATGTTGACAATAAGCAGAGACATTCGAAAAATCTACTATGTCAACATGAATAAATTCGTACTCAAGGGTGACAACACGAGAGTGTTTGTTATCTTGGAATATGTCACGCAAATGATTCCAAACCTCCATTGCTGTGGTGTCGGGTTCAGGAATTATATGCAAAAGATC
This DNA window, taken from Solanum dulcamara chromosome 3, daSolDulc1.2, whole genome shotgun sequence, encodes the following:
- the LOC129883485 gene encoding uncharacterized mitochondrial protein AtMg00810-like — encoded protein: MGENIAKTMVVVEAAKELPAVEDFQKRRLVMRCNSWGEIYPITNPVTSPSTFSSLAPSLWHKSLYGLKQALRAWYNQFAGYIHTLGFLTVRPIILCLFIVKDLVPLSYFLGIAVTHHTGGLFLSQRKYAAEIIDRAGISSCKPSTTPKAKAGAIMSIPFEDPSLYQSLVEALQYLTFTRPDITYVVQQVCLFMHDPRDEHMNALKRIVRYLQGTFDYGLHLYPSSTTTLVSYSDADWGGYPNTKHSTSGYCVFMDDNLISWSAKCESTLSHLSAEAEYRGVANVVSEHVGCETLSFETSLSNSTGYFGLL
- the LOC129883486 gene encoding uncharacterized protein LOC129883486 yields the protein MTSTRRGQEMWSTLDATILQWLYATISHDLLHIIPEPDTTAMEVWNHLRDIFQDNKHSRVVTLEYEFIHVDIVDFSNVSAYCVATLIRQCDPLPQFYQARSMLTLEEDGRDKKAAQSSSAALVALSSKGSPNVPDNSSSNRNSNGGKKNHN